GCGACGACGACGGGGATCCACCGGCCGACGGCCCCGCGCCGGTCGCGGACCTCGCCGCGCTGCGCAACGACGTGCGGGTCGCGATGAGCGCCGGGGCGGGGCCGGTGCGCACCGCCGACTCGCTCGACGCCACCGCCAAAGCCCTCGAAGTCGCGGCCGCGGTCCTCGGCGACGCGCAGCCATCCCTGCGGCGCGACGCCGTCGAGCTCGCCCACATGGTGGCCGTGGGACGCGTCATCGTGGGCAGCGCCCGCCTGCGCGCGGAGTCGCGTGGAGTGCACTGGCGTGACGACGCGCCGGCGCCCGATCCGCACTGGGGGGGTGTGCGTCTCCAGGTGCGCGTCCCGGCGGGTCTTGCAACGCCGCTGGTCTAGGCTGGGCCCGCGTTCGCGCCGCCGAGCCGAGAGGAGCACGGGTTGCTGCCCATAGAACGGCCCGACTACCGCCGGAGCAGGGAAGCCGACCTGCTCGGGGGCCTGCGCTCCCGGGACCCACTCGCGCTCGCCGAGGCCTATCACCGCACGAGCCCGGCCGCGCACGCGTGCGCCCGGCGGCTGCTCGGCGCGGCACGCGCCGTCGAGGCGCTGCTCACCGCCGTCTACGCCGAGCTGTGGGCCTCGCCTCCCGAGAGCGCACGCCTCGAGGGCTGGGTCCGGTCGCGCGCGTTCGCCGTCGGTGTCGAGCACCTCCGTGACCGCCGGGAGCCGCCCGCCGCCCCGTCGCTCTCGCTGCTCCTGCCCGACCTGCCCCCGCCCGAGCAGCCCGCACACGACTCCGCCGAGCAGATCCTCGCCGCGCTGCCCGATCCGGTCCGGCGTGCGGTGCTGCTCGCGCACGACCAGGGCGTGCCCACCGCCGCCCACGACGACCCCGACGCGGCGGACGCGCTCGCGCGGGGGCTCATGAGCCTGGCGGGGCCCGGCGAGGGACTGGACGACGGGGCAGAGGAGCAGTGCGCCGACATCACGCTCCTCGGGGACTGGACCCTCGGGCTCCTCGAGGCGGAGCGGGCGGCCCTCGTCGCCGCCGAGGTCGCCGACCGACCGGCGTGCGGCGCCCGGTCCCGGGCGCTGCGCCGCGGGCGACGGCGTCTCGAGGGCCTGCCACCGGCCCCTGACATGGGCCAGCGGGTCCTCGCGGCCGTGGTGGGCGGCACAGCAGCGCCGGTTCGCGCGTCCAGGGCTCCCGCCACCGAGGCGCCGTTGGCGGCGGCCGTCCCGACCTCCAGCCTCGGCGACGCGGTGGGCAGCCCGCCGATCCCTGTCGCGCCGCTCCCCTCGGCGCTCGACGACGAGACGGCCAGGCCGGAGCCGGCGGCTGACGAGGCCGACGCCCGCCGCCCCGCCGACGACCCCGGCGGCCAGGTCGAGCGGGAGCCCCCAGCCGCCGGACCGGCCGGTGAGGACGCCGTGGGCGGGGACGCCGTCGACGCCCTGGCGGGGGACGACGGGGCCGACGGGGACGACGTCGAGGACCTCGCGCTACGGGCCGCGGAGGAGGACGGGCCGCCCCAGGACGAGCACCTCGCGGCCGGCACCGAGACCGCCACCCTCAGCCCGGCGGCTCCCCGCAGCGGCCGACGGGTGGGGCGCCAGATGCTGAGCGTCGCGCTCATCGTGGTCGTGATCGCGCTCGGGGGCGCGCTCGGCCTGTTGATCGGATTCCTGCTCGTCGGCGGTCGCTAGCACCCACGGGAGGGGCGGCGCGGCGCGCGATCAGCCGTCGCGCGACCCGCCGGGGCCGCTGCCGTTGCCCTCCCGGCTGACGTGCCCGAGACGCGAGGAGATCTCGGTCGCGAGCGCCCGCACGCGCGGGCCGAGGCTTGCGGGCTCGGGAAGGCGCGGTGACGGTGCGACGATCCCCACGCTCGCGATCGGCCGGCCGGCGCGGTTGAGAACGGGGGCCGCGACCCCGGAGGCCCCTCGCTCGAGCTCGTCGGCGGACAGCGCGAACCCCCGCGCCCGGCAGGCTTCGAGCTCGGCGGCCAGGCGCGGCTGGCGCGCGACGAGCGGGTTGCGCTCGCCGGTGTCGAGGTAGGCGAGCAACGCCCGCCCGTGCGCGCCGACGCGCAGCGGGTGCCGGAACCCGACGTGGTAGCCGACACGGACGAACAGCCCCGCGGGCTCCACCCGGTCGACGACCACGACGTCCGCCCGGTCGCGCACCGCCAGGCACACCGCCTCCCGGCACTGCTCCATCAGCGCCCGCATGCCCGGCAGCGCGAGCCTGCGCACCTCGAGCCCCCGGCTCGCCCGGGCGCCGAGCTCGACGAGCGCCACGCCGAGGTGGAACCGACGGGTTTCGGCGTCGCGCACCACGAACCCCGCCGTCGTCAGCGTGTCGAGGAGGCGGTAGAGGACCGCCCGGTCCAGATCTGTCGAGCCGGCGAGCTCCGCGATGGTCGCGCCGTCGTTCGTGCTGCCGAGCGCGTGCAGCACGGCAAGGCCCCGCGACAGTGTGCGAGACCCCGAAGATGATGCGGTTGCAGGCACGCGCAGTTCCCCTCGTGCGCCGCGCGCACGGCGCCGCAGGCGAGTCTTCCGCCAGCCGGGGAAGCCGTCAAGGGGTCGGCCGAGCGATCGGTCCGCTGCTAGGCTGCAGCAGGGCCGTCCAGAGGAGCACTGCCGTGGCAGAGATCGAAACCCCGCTAGAGGCGATGGTCGAGGCCAGCGTCTTCAAGAAGCTCTACGACAACCGGATTCTCTACCTGCGCGGACCGATCGAGGACACGGTCGCCGACACCCTTGTCGCCCAGATGATGTCCCTCGACGCCGACGGCGACAAGGACGTCACGCTCTACATCAACTCCCCCGGCGGCCTCGTGAGCGGCATGTTCGCCGTCTACGACGTCATGCACCTCATGACCGCCAAGGTGAACACCGTCTGCGTCGGCATGGCGGCTTCCGCCGCCGCGTTCCTCCTCGCCACCCCCACGGGCACCCGCGCCGCCACGCCGAACGCGCGCATCATGTTCCACCAGCCGCTCGGCGGCGCGCGGGGACAGGCGGTCGACATCCAGATCCAGGCGAAGCAGATCGTCTACCTGCGCGAGCGGCTGTACGAGATCCTCGCCGAGCGCACGGG
This genomic stretch from Egibacteraceae bacterium harbors:
- a CDS encoding IclR family transcriptional regulator, coding for MPATASSSGSRTLSRGLAVLHALGSTNDGATIAELAGSTDLDRAVLYRLLDTLTTAGFVVRDAETRRFHLGVALVELGARASRGLEVRRLALPGMRALMEQCREAVCLAVRDRADVVVVDRVEPAGLFVRVGYHVGFRHPLRVGAHGRALLAYLDTGERNPLVARQPRLAAELEACRARGFALSADELERGASGVAAPVLNRAGRPIASVGIVAPSPRLPEPASLGPRVRALATEISSRLGHVSREGNGSGPGGSRDG
- a CDS encoding ATP-dependent Clp protease proteolytic subunit, coding for MAEIETPLEAMVEASVFKKLYDNRILYLRGPIEDTVADTLVAQMMSLDADGDKDVTLYINSPGGLVSGMFAVYDVMHLMTAKVNTVCVGMAASAAAFLLATPTGTRAATPNARIMFHQPLGGARGQAVDIQIQAKQIVYLRERLYEILAERTGQDVERIRKDADRDFWMSAEEAVKYGAIDEVRARGGV